A single window of Martelella sp. NC20 DNA harbors:
- a CDS encoding carbohydrate ABC transporter permease → MTPAALSRSQTVAPATRRGRFRYHRAIFHATATLVALLFLAPLVWVVLASFRSPAESARPPLPPWPTEGFSIASYERLENFGQSVLHYSGNSLFVALGTSALTIVVAILAGYGFSRYRFPMKGLAFVLVLSTMMIPFQSILTPLFLLLAKMGLQNTLIGLVLIYSTLQLPFSVFMMRNAFDAVPKEIEEAARMDGVKGVRMLVQVMGPLVLPGVVTVGLFAFLNAWNEFLAALVLLTDQSKFTLPVLMTAVRYGRYGSVDWGAVQAGVTVMMIPCMILFLVLQRSYIRGLTAGAVK, encoded by the coding sequence ATGACCCCCGCCGCCTTGTCCCGTTCGCAGACAGTCGCACCCGCCACCCGGCGGGGCCGGTTCCGCTATCACCGGGCGATCTTCCACGCGACAGCAACGCTGGTGGCCCTGCTGTTTCTGGCGCCGCTGGTCTGGGTCGTGCTTGCAAGCTTCCGCTCGCCGGCCGAAAGCGCCAGGCCGCCGCTGCCGCCGTGGCCGACGGAGGGTTTCAGCATCGCAAGCTATGAGCGGCTCGAAAATTTCGGCCAATCGGTGCTGCATTATTCGGGCAACTCGCTGTTCGTGGCGCTCGGCACGTCAGCGCTCACGATCGTCGTCGCCATTCTCGCCGGCTACGGGTTTTCGCGCTACCGCTTCCCGATGAAGGGCCTGGCCTTCGTGCTGGTTCTTTCGACGATGATGATCCCGTTCCAGTCGATCCTGACGCCGCTGTTTCTGCTGCTTGCGAAAATGGGTTTGCAGAACACGCTGATCGGCCTCGTCCTGATCTATTCGACGCTGCAATTGCCCTTCTCGGTCTTCATGATGCGCAATGCCTTCGATGCCGTGCCGAAGGAGATCGAGGAAGCCGCGCGCATGGATGGCGTCAAGGGCGTGCGCATGCTCGTGCAGGTCATGGGACCGCTGGTGCTGCCCGGCGTCGTCACGGTCGGGCTGTTTGCCTTCCTGAACGCCTGGAACGAGTTTCTGGCGGCCTTGGTGCTTTTGACGGACCAGTCGAAATTCACGCTTCCCGTTTTGATGACCGCCGTGCGCTACGGCCGCTACGGCTCGGTCGACTGGGGCGCGGTACAGGCCGGCGTCACCGTGATGATGATCCCCTGCATGATCCTCTTCCTCGTTCTCCAGCGCTCCTACATTCGCGGCCTGACGGCCGGCGCGGTCAAGTAA